One Maniola hyperantus chromosome Z, iAphHyp1.2, whole genome shotgun sequence DNA window includes the following coding sequences:
- the LOC138404493 gene encoding uncharacterized protein — MFDNKIINEIFSFLDPIHLTKCRQVCSMWKLAADNLLEKENLWRKSCQEDFSDIYKTAFYKTKSKLSWRNLYRSLFLWSKLRKATETRAEIDLVAHIGHEICGFQVLRDGEIGIHTTRAILYYDIKTLKQSNRRSISGNYFRYSENHDTILVRGQTSHLYVINKFERSEQQLYLILPYVKSFLLNNNVLYYVTLNNDILMCDLFNEKTKSYLLAQMSDTVMCFGYKNGVHILTSQRNIYSIIDKEVIFQRTLDEAPNLMHMLNEYNFLENLDWRAYFAWRFQLRHDIPQRSIRDITCVKVYGKIVFLGSNSGEFQIYHSPYLNNELNLFNTEPVKQYNFANRDGPLETSNAILQIDVIEGEDGHTVLVAMSKRIVVLIFSHSIRRNLSSCNKLQILETLRSLI, encoded by the exons atgtttgataacaaaataataaatgaaatattcTCATTTTTAGACCCGATTCATTTAACGAAATGCCGCCAAGTATGCTCCATGTGGAAGCTGGCTGCGGATAATTTGCTCGAGAAAGAGAATTTGTGGCGGAAGAGTTGTCAGGAAGATTTTTCAGACATCTATAAAACTGCTTTTTACAAAACGAAATCGAAACTTTCTTGGCGCAATTTGTAcag ATCACTCTTCCTGTGGTCAAAATTGCGCAAAGCTACTGAAACGCGCGCTGAAATCGACTTAGTAGCACATATTGGACATGAAATCTGTGGTTTCCAAGTATTAAGAGATGGAGAAATTGGTATCCATACTACAAGAGCAATACTCTACTACGACATCAAAACTTTGAAGCAATCCAACCGAAGGAGTATATCAGGAAATTATTTCCGTTACAGTGAAAATCATGACACAATACTTGTACGGGGTCAGACATCGCATCTTTACGTCATAAATAAATTCGAAAGGAGTGAACAGCAGTTATACTTAATTCTTCCATatgttaaaagctttttattaaacAACAATGTGCTTTACTATGTCACTTTGAATAACGATATCCTTATGTGCGATTTATTTAACGAAAAAACCAAAAGCTATTTGTTAGCTCAAATGTCAGACACTGTCATGTGTTTTGGATATAAGAATGGTGTGCACATATTGACTTCCCAAAGAAACATTTACTCTATCATTGATAAAGAGGTAATATTTCAACGTACATTAGACGAAGCACCAAATCTAATGCATATGTTAAATGAATATAATTTCTTAGAAAATTTAGATTGGAGGGCATATTTTGCATGGAGGTTTCAACTAAGACATGATATTCCACAACGTTCCATACGTGATATAACATGTGTTAAAGTGTATGGAAAAATAGTTTTCCTTGGATCAAATTCTGGTGAGTTTCAAATTTATCATTCTCCATACTTGAATAATGAATTGAACTTATTTAATACAGAGCCAGTTAAACAATACAATTTTGCCAATAGAGATGGCCCTCTTGAAACGAGCAATGCGATTCTTCAAATAGATGTGATTGAAGGGGAAGATGGTCATACAGTTTTAGTTGCTATGTCCAAAAGGATTGTTGTACTGATTTTCAGTCATAGCATTAGAAGGAATTTGTCAAGTTGTAACAAATTACAAATTCTTGAGACACTTAGAtccttaatttaa
- the klu gene encoding zinc finger protein 391 isoform X2: MAETASLPQSTEYICKRRRLSRLLDKLTVQIRNNNHYPQPHWLMLDTPCFETKTSDDAPLDLSLKSETPKAAQEISRYTCDTCGQTFALHDRLAKHVASRHRDRAVDVVRAYECEICRRRFARSDMLTRHARLHSGVKPYSCSACGQVFSRSDHLATHQRTHTGEKPYRCPACPYAACRRDMITRHMRTHTRRPTPTEI, encoded by the coding sequence ATGGCGGAAACCGCCTCTTTACCACAAAGTACAGAATATATTTGTAAACGAAGACGATTATCACGTTTGCTTGATAAGCTGACTGTGCAAATACGTAACAATAATCACTATCCACAACCACATTGGCTTATGCTAGATACTCCTTGTTTCGAGACAAAGACGTCTGACGACGCACCTCTCGATTTGTCTTTAAAATCGGAGACACCAAAAGCTGCTCAAGAAATATCTCGCTACACATGTGATACCTGCGGCCAGACTTTCGCTCTTCACGATCGCCTGGCCAAACATGTTGCTTCTCGGCACAGGGACAGGGCAGTGGACGTCGTGCGCGCTTACGAGTGCGAGATATGTCGCCGACGATTCGCTCGCTCCGACATGTTGACGCGGCACGCTCGCTTGCACAGTGGTGTTAAGCCGTACTCTTGCTCTGCTTGCGGACAAGTGTTTTCCCGCTCCGACCATCTGGCGACTCATCAACGGACACACACAGGTGAGAAGCCGTATCGGTGCCCGGCGTGTCCCTATGCCGCGTGTCGCCGTGACATGATCACcaggcacatgagaacccacacgcGGCGACCGACTCCCACAGAGATTTGA
- the klu gene encoding zinc finger protein 502 isoform X1 yields the protein MYVFLQTKITFFEGGWHASLGPAELGEGSSGFTSSMAETASLPQSTEYICKRRRLSRLLDKLTVQIRNNNHYPQPHWLMLDTPCFETKTSDDAPLDLSLKSETPKAAQEISRYTCDTCGQTFALHDRLAKHVASRHRDRAVDVVRAYECEICRRRFARSDMLTRHARLHSGVKPYSCSACGQVFSRSDHLATHQRTHTGEKPYRCPACPYAACRRDMITRHMRTHTRRPTPTEI from the coding sequence GTTGGCACGCATCACTGGGACCGGCAGAGCTCGGAGAAGGAAGCAGCGGCTTTACGTCTAGCATGGCGGAAACCGCCTCTTTACCACAAAGTACAGAATATATTTGTAAACGAAGACGATTATCACGTTTGCTTGATAAGCTGACTGTGCAAATACGTAACAATAATCACTATCCACAACCACATTGGCTTATGCTAGATACTCCTTGTTTCGAGACAAAGACGTCTGACGACGCACCTCTCGATTTGTCTTTAAAATCGGAGACACCAAAAGCTGCTCAAGAAATATCTCGCTACACATGTGATACCTGCGGCCAGACTTTCGCTCTTCACGATCGCCTGGCCAAACATGTTGCTTCTCGGCACAGGGACAGGGCAGTGGACGTCGTGCGCGCTTACGAGTGCGAGATATGTCGCCGACGATTCGCTCGCTCCGACATGTTGACGCGGCACGCTCGCTTGCACAGTGGTGTTAAGCCGTACTCTTGCTCTGCTTGCGGACAAGTGTTTTCCCGCTCCGACCATCTGGCGACTCATCAACGGACACACACAGGTGAGAAGCCGTATCGGTGCCCGGCGTGTCCCTATGCCGCGTGTCGCCGTGACATGATCACcaggcacatgagaacccacacgcGGCGACCGACTCCCACAGAGATTTGA